A region of the Chaetodon trifascialis isolate fChaTrf1 chromosome 7, fChaTrf1.hap1, whole genome shotgun sequence genome:
AATGCCTGGTGTTGAGTACCTGATACAGCTCAGAACTAAGGACGAGTATGATGGTCTGTGGAGTGACTGGAGTACACCTGTCTGTGCCATCAGTGGGACAGGTAAAtacagatgcaaacacacatacacatggagggtgtaccctgcctctcgctcgttgacagctgggataggctccagcccccccacaaccccgaaagggatagtcggtatagaagatgaatgaatgaatacataaaGTATTAATTTAATGACTTCTAGTCAGAAGTTTAAAAGTATTTGTCAAACATACATTAAATGAAGCACAACAATTAAAGGTGTACTTGTACTGACTTTTCTGTGCTTAAATTGTGTTTCTAATACACTTAAGTATACCACTTTTTGGGTAGTAATGACAGCCGGAGGAGGCAGGACTTGAGTTTCCTTCCTGTATGATTTGCCTTTCCAGAGATGCTGTGTACATGCAGTTAACATCCTCCTATACAAACATACTTTTACCCCTGACACTGaagtttctgtttctctctgaatATGTTCGCTCACTACGCACAATGTGCACACCGTATTCTGAATTCCGGATGCATGTTCATGGAGCTGTGAAAAATTGTCAAATGTCAGtgtatcagaatcagaaatcctttaaccccgaggggaaattgtttttgttgcagtgctccttacaagagtagaattagaataaaattagaaaagaaagaaaagagagagaactatatatgtatgtaagaagcaaatataaaaaacaaaatatttatattgtgaatatatatataaaacaatatgtatgtatgtataacAGCTGGTTTATACTAAAAACATTTCCATCTAAAAGAGATATACACTCACAGAATTACAAGATTAATGCTTTTGAACCTTTTTTCATGTGTACTTGAAACCTCTCATTACTGCTCGTACAAGTCTTCTTGTGACCAATTCAACCAAAGAGCGCTGTCCGTTATTTTTGGAGGCTTGGGGAAGCAAAACTAAGATGCAGTAACtcactgtaacaaaaaaaaaggcaaagattagatcaaaaataaacatgattttgtgtttttttctggttcCTGTCCTGCTGATCATGACACAACCCCTCAGGTTTGTCTTGCGGAGTTCCCAACCCCCAGATGGAAAACACTGGTCTCAATAAAGCagtaatacattttttttttttttttttttaaccctctCATCTGTCTTTATGTTTCTTTCCTCAGATCAAAATGATGATCTGACTACCACTATGGTAAGAGTCTTAATGTGTCCGTCGTTCTTGAGAAAATCATtgatgttctctctctctctcattttctcctgaCACTTGTGCTGCATTCAGTCTTCATTGTCCTGCAGTATCTCAAACTGTCTCTTCTCTAACATGCAGTTTCCAGTCTATATAGACATGGAGGGCTCTGGTCCAGACGGCAGTGTGACCGATGGTAAGATTGCTAGCAGACAGTAAAATATTTTTGGttcggtgtgtgaatgtgagagaCGGGGCGAAAGAACAAGACAGTGAAAAGGAACTCTTAAATTTTGTCAGTGCTAAAAATCCATCCTGCCCCGTTGGGTTTTAACAGGAAGCCATGTCATCATAATAACTGAGGCTCAGCAACGAAACAAGCCACAGGAAACATggctcacacacaaatatatataaacacacacacacacacacacacacacacacacacacacacacacacacacacacacgcattcagtCACACCTAAACTTGCCTGGATGTGGTGCAGCTCCATGAGgatttctcccctctctttaCTGCAGGTCCGTCACTTCCTGCGGTTCCAGCAGAATCTGCGGTGGTGTCGCCTCATGTCCTGTGGATCTCTGGTGTATTTGTTCTCTTGTCAGTCATTTTGGCAGCCTACATATTCAGGTAATGAGATTTGCACTTGGTTATATTTTTTGCATATCTGTATTTCCTGCTGTACAACAAACATGGATGCGTTTAGGCGTTAAATAACAGCCAGCAGATTTCAAACCTCAGCAAATTATTTTAATCAACATCTCCTGTCATTTCAGACACAAAGAGCGATTCATGGCTAAATTCCAGAGTCTTACCCAGCGTGGTGGCTCAGCTCCGCCTCCGCCCTCTGCCCCACCAGCTCCAGAAGGACAAGCTTTGGTGACCTTTGGTCCTCCACATTGCAGTGAACCCCCACGGAGTGAagtggaagaaggagaagaggaaaatgaagaacACTGTGTGAATGAGAGGATAGAGGCCATGCACTTCAGCAACACAAGTTATTTCTTTCTGCAGCGGCAGTGATGACCAGGCAGAACAGGGACTGCAGGTAGCCAGAGCATTTACTGCTTTGTGTCGTCGGACTGTTGTTCTTCACTTCAGAGCCAATCAAAGGGATAATGGACTTGAATCCAATGAAGTTCTGCTGGAAGCAAACTCAGGAACAGCTTGTATGGTCTAACTCTATCTCACGCCTAAAATATCTCTGAAAGACTTATTTTTGTAGTATTTGTCTTAAGAGCAGCCTTTTAGCTACTCTCTCCTATGTCTGTAATTTTAAAGTATGTTGATAAACTGTAGACTAGATTTAAGCCTAATGATAGGCCTGAGTCTAGCATACCACCTCATGTTCTGTTTTATAGTGTTTTGTAAAGGTTTATCAAATATATCACATCCCGCCTTCTCAGTTTCCAGGTTTTCTTTACAAATTTGAAAAAGAATTGGCCTTTcgtctgtttttctgcctttttactGGTTGAGGTGGGTTGACCGCCATGTTTAATGTTGTGTGTTGCTGCAATGAAGGTCAAGGAATGAAAAAGGACCCTGAATGAGTGTCTGGGATACAAGTCAGGATAATGAACTGTGCAAAACGCCTCCTACCCATTTCCAAAGCAGTTAAAGACTCCTCAGCTGCAAAGGATGCAGCCAGAGGAGGGTTTGTAGGCTCAGTGGATAGCACTGGTACCTCACAGccaggttctggttcaggccAGACCTTCGCAACAAAGGATTTATCTAACAAGTTTtgaaataagataagatatgagaagactttattgatcccacacaaGGGAAATACAGTTGTTACAGCCatcaagtattacaaaaagcaaacacagtggcataaaagggtcaagataaaaaaaggATACAGAATAGACAACAATGTACAGATTTATACAGATTATAAACTACTGGCaaaagtactattgccaatattcttatgagaaaattGCTAATGTCATATGTTatattgcacttgagaaaaaaaaaaactattggGTTTAATTCATTAGGTTGgacagcaatgaaaaaaaatctattatttCTCAATCCAGTGTTTCCCCAGCTGTCACTCATGGGTTGTCATCACTTGACTTTACCTGTGCTTAAATGTTCTGAATTTCCTTTCCCATAAAAGAATCACGTACTATACATATGCATCTGAATGCAGCTACAGGGAAGGTAGATAATTATAATCACATTCAAATCACAGGTGATTCATTCATTACAATAAATTTTATATTGAAATACATAATACAGCAACGCACACTaacatacatgcacattttCCACCAGATGGCACCATTTGTCCAATagtccatccattatctatctatctatctatctatctatctatctatctatctatctatctatctatctatctatctatctatctatctatctatctatctatctatctatctaataaGCTTCAGATCTCTGTGGATAGATTCTCAGAGCACACTGAAACAAACTAAAACCAGTGACTACCTAAAAGATATGAAATCAATCTAAAAATGTCAGACAAAATATAGATGATTAATAGAAATTATACACAATTTGTAGTTATGGGCTTCCAAGatacacatacaaaaaaaaaaaaaaaaaagaatattaatTTGACAAGAATTAAGTCACATGACATGGCTCCAGCATACTGGACAGCAGCCCTCCACAGTCAGCATCCATTTGTTTGCTTGtagaacagagcagacacaaGCAACCATACCTCAACAGGACTTATGAGCAAACAATAGGTGAAAGAGACAGGGCTTAAAGGTGGTGTTGCACTGACTACATTATACTGAGAGGTGTCTCTAATTTTTAATAGAGCAACATTTCTAATATTAGTAGTTGCTCTGTTAATCGTGTCATATTGCTGAGCTTCTCCTCTATTTTAAGACAGCTGTGTGATGCTGACGTTACACTTGCTGGACAGTGGATAGCTGCAGTCTGTGGTGTACAGGCTGGTAGGGTGGGAGGAAGCCTGTAACCCGATGCCACCCATTTAAAATAGAGAGCACAGACATGGCCAGGTGATTGTCTGAAAGCACCTTAACTCTCAGAGACTCAAATACAGCAACAGCTGTTCTCTTTGAATGGAGCCAGTATTGGTCTCTCATTACCAAAACCATACACATACATCCAATGAACAGGCCAAGCTGTGGTGCAGTAGACGAAACCAACAGCTTTCTAACATGACACTGGTGCTGTGCAATCTCGTGATTACCTGTAAAGGATAATATCAGATGACACGTGCCTTAACATAGATCTGGCATTATTACTTGATCATGAGGCTCTGTCTTGAAGAGGCCCTCATGTGCTGAAATATAGTTTAAAGATCTTCATTATCCTAATTTTGCACTTATGTATTGCATATTTATGAATCGAGCCATCCTGGGATGGGTGGTAAATAAAAAAGGGCGATTACATGAGGCAGAGATCAAACTGAACTACAGCCACCGTGGTGGTTTTCTGCTTTTGACACAAAAGGCGAAAAGCTGTTTAAACACTGGTGTTTTCCTATAATTGACAAATCAATTCCGATTTAAAACGCGAAATCGTTtaatttgcaaaacaaaaccaaaacaaacgtTGTAGACTCTCATCCTGTGTTAATATTGCCTCCTCGCGGACGCAGGCGTTAGTTGCTGGTGGTCGTTTCCTTGGCAACGGTTGCCTGAAGCTGTGTCAGTAACAGGTGAGCGTGTTTGTGCGTGACATGGCCTCAAATGTCGATAAAATATAGCCTACCGGTGAGTGTACAACGTATTGTATCTACAGAAAAATAACTAGAAGAACTTTTGTGGAGAAAGGATGGCAGGGAAAGGCGGTTTGGCGAAACTGGACGTCGGTGTTTTAACCGCTGAGCAGCAAGAGAAACTGCGACAGTTCAAGGTAACATGCGGCTAGCGCTGAAGCTAAAGCCACATTAGCTAGCcgcaaaatattgatttgatttgtgtaCTGTTCATTAGCGAGcctgaaatgcattttcttttcactccCAGATCCAGACGAGAATCGACAACGAGAAGTATTTGAGGTCGCATCCAGAAGTGAAGGTGTTAATAGGTGACTTTATGAGGTTAGCTCATCTTGTCTTGTTAACAAAGATTAGTCCGCAGGTTAACTGTCAGGTAACTTTGCCCACGGTGTCAACTAGTTATTTAAAAGGC
Encoded here:
- the LOC139333873 gene encoding RIIa domain-containing protein 1, whose translation is MAGKGGLAKLDVGVLTAEQQEKLRQFKIQTRIDNEKYLRSHPEVKVLIGDFMRDVLLKRPADIHKFAADYFTKTNLHMVIGSKMEGNSGVE